The segment TACTTAGTGATAAAGTGTAAAAAAACCAATGCAATGAGAGTTAagcaaacgtagtgacactgtgagtgtagtgggTTTAGACAGACCAACGAGTGTGAACACTGTGAACGCGACCAATGGTAAAGCTgagagtgaacgcagccgacccgcgcgaatgagggtagatcgcgcgctgtctacgcaactttgacgtCCACCCTTCTTCAGTCGTTCAGTGTCCAtgccgtgatcatgatgcatgcaactgcatcgaaatatcgggacctcaataaaatcaaaaaggtaatcacggtataTGTATATCCTGGACtcctggtcaatataagtctaatgaaactaaccgtgaatcatatAAAACAATAGTATTTGACTCAGCCTTGAATGGATAGGTGAAGATCGGACAGTCAAAAATATCCTACTTGGGGAGACTGAATGAACGCCATCCTtgctggtcacccaaaatatcgttgggcggacaGAGctggaggtagacctccgtgagctcggcgttgGGGAAAGTTGACGCGATACCACTCATGCAAAATGGCGtactcttgtgttggaggccaaaactcctTTTGGATTATCGCGCCAGCCACGTAAGTAAAGACTAATTTAACTAAGAATTAACTAAAGCAGTATTTTACAAATTGAGAAACCTGATAAAAACAAATGAGACCGGTACTGTCCTCCTTTGATATATTATATCAAAGGAGGAattctgtaataaataaaacaactaaATTGTCCGACCTCACACACTTGGTGCATCCAAGCCATTAAATGGATTATGGATTTAAGTATAATTAATACCGAAAATTCTCCTCACATGTGAAAGTCAACACTACGGTAACACCAAGCCAACACTGACATTGGCAAATTCACCCTGTGCATATTGGCAGGGAGTAAAAGCCAAATCaggaaaaaaaagtataatttatttttaaagactcaTCTTTCGCCACTTCTTACACGTGCGAGAGGCAGGCAACAAATTTATAATCTCGTAATACGAAAATAAACAAACTGTTACAGGCAGACTTTGCTACAGATAGAACTTTCAAAAGCTACTCACTCTTAGCTTCATAATATCTTAAGTAAAATAAAGAGACTGATTTCTTCGTGGAACAAGGCTTAGATTTTCTTTACAGATAATTAAAAACTTTACCATTCTCAAGTGGTTAAATAGTTCTTCGCAAACACATACGAATATGatttgtactagcttttgcccacggcttcgcacgcgtcagaaagagacaaaaagtagcctatatcactctccatcccttcaactatctccacttaaaaaatcacgtcaattcgtcgctccgtttggccgtgaaagacggacaaacaaacagacatacacactttcccatttataatattagtatgggagTATGGATTAAATGAAAGCAGTTGAGCAAGGACGTTATATTTTACCACCAACATTAATATTGTTCGGTTTTACTTGATATAAAAATGTGGCATTGCATTTGTCACGTTCAATGGATCAATGTAAATTTGATAGGAGGGGGGaaataagataaaataaaatggtgACAGACTGGGACCCGGAGAATACCATAGCCGATGCAGGCCGGGGTtcgggcagaccaaaaaggagatggcagGACGACCTAGACGCGTTCTACTCAAACTGGTGGGAAAACGCTGataacagggtcgagtggaaaaaACGAGGGGAGgactttgcccagcagtgggacactaaaagaggctaataaaaaaaaagagatatTTGTCACAATCATAATTACAATACGATTGACACCTATATATGTTGTTGAATAAGAAATATTTTGGTTTCAAGAAAAAAACTCAAGTCTAGTTTTAAGCCATGTATTTGAATATCCATTATACGAATTACTTACACAACAAAGCAATTTAATCATTTTGGTGTTATTCGTCTGAAGAATTTGACGACTCTGAGCTACTTTTTGATGATTCGGAGCTGCTTTTTGAGGACTCAGAGCCATTTCTTGATGATTCACATTTCTTTTTTGAGGAAGATAAATACTTAGCCACAGTACCACGTACGTCACTGTCGCTGCCATGTATTTCGTCGACTTTCTTCCCattctttataaaaataaaccttGGGATACTGGGTAAGTAACTCAGTCCATATTTCCAAACTTCTTTATGCTCTTTAAGGTTATCTCTATCGACCTGAAAAAGAACATCATTAATCTTAATTTATAATTCAATATAGTCCTTAAATttgctggtagcctagcggtaagtgcgtgcgactttcgttccgcggctcgcaccaatgagtttttcttaaCAAGTGCGAAATggagaaggaaaacatcgcgaggaaaccggactaactccaataaggcctagttatggaaggtcagatgacagtcgctttcgtaaaactagtgcctacgccaaatcttgggattagttgtcaaagcggaccctaggctcccatgagcagtggcaaatgccgggataacgcaaggatgattaTGATAAAGTCCTTACTTAGTTGGCGCGATCacccaaaatgagtcttggcctccaacacaagagcacgccactttacgcggCTCAATATAAAGTACGTAAGTACTTTACGTACTGTCGTAAAAGATTCTATGGTGGCCGagtattcaaattggttgactttaTATTTATCAAAACACCTAGCGTCTTCTTATTTTttctcgttccctcaatgctgaggatcgcgaccacagtACGAATAGCGTGTCCCCATTTAAAGCGGTCATAAGCATTGTGGACTGCACggtatagtagtagtagtaatcactttattgtgtacaacagatttatatacagtttacaggaacagaggtacgAAGGCGAAGGAGGAGGTATAGGCGGtcgccagtcgacttcttcatACATTCAATATTCATTAGCCCCAAGATTATACACGTCTCCATATTATGTATTGCTGATCTCTTAATCACCATCAAAACACCTTACCATGAGAATGACTAGGTTGTCCGTATTCGCTGCAATGTCTTCGACAGTGGGTTTAATCTTTTTGCAGTATGGACACCAAGTTACCATAAGAAAGATCATGACTAATTTGTTGCCGGCTCCATTGATGTTGGCTTCTAAGTCCGTTTCGTTTATAATTGAGATTATTTTGCTCCTGAAAAAAATACAGATACTTGTTTTCAAGGGTCATGAttgtaaaaaaaagaaaaagcgtGGGGACTTAGCAGCAAGAGTGTGAGCCTTTCAATTTAGAGGTCGTGGTGTCAAACTTCGTTTGTGACTTCTATTATGTACTTAGTTACTTACCACTAAACACACACCTACATGACTTCTAGCCAATCTCGAAACTATACGTGTTTTTCATTGGCAAacgttaaaataatatatatactcTTACCTATCTTAATAATATTAAGTAGTAACTAGttagttaatattattatttcactatCAAATATAAGGAATTTGAGAAACGTGTGACGATTTTTTTTAGCCTTACTCTGGTTCTGTAGTACTCGTAGCTGTAGATGTGTCAGATATATTCTCTTCTCCAGATTCGTCAGAATCAGCTTCGGCTCCGAGGGGTCTCTGCAATTACCAATAAATTACCTTCATTATATCAATAATCTATACGCAACAAGCCAGCTGTAACTACTCGTATCCCTACAacttttatttgaaaacaatgaaAACCCAATCAAGatgattttcttttatttggtagtacttatttaaataagaattatattaAGATTGTTAGCtaggcattttcgcgaaaaaagattcaaaaacttttatttctaaaataaataggtaaatttaatgtttttccttctCTGAATAAAATGcgtgaaatgtaaaaaaaagcgtcccaaatttatttttccatATCGTTACcctttttcaaacactttgtacagcggtttcaaagtggaaagtatgcataataatagaaaattttgggaccattttttttgtctcttatcttttgtcctagatcgaaagggctcgtgattctgagtaggaaaaaaataaaatttacctaccttagaaaaaatatgtttggtgattgttctcgcgaaaatgcctaactttaattaaattttcattttcaaaaatgTGAAAGGAAAATACTTGTTGGCTCAACTTCTAgctatttatagtattttatgcaactggtggttaaaagaggtcaaaaaaggtgagtggcgtgggtaacaatttgaggcgaagccgaaaattgttaataaagacgccacgagcattttttgactcagttaaacaccgttgcatacaatactttttctacgaccaagcacttattttgaaagaaaattataaatcaacaaatacctactttcagtcatcttagttatctagtggaccgcctaccattttgaatatgcagtttgagtgcaaacatgaaaataaaactgtctatggtatggttctttgaagcctggccactaagacgaatcgagccgagttgaatcgagttctcatacatttgaatgcgattcgacgcgtcgccaatgaacgcagcagaaaacgaaggagtctcgactctgcgaattggtttgttaagttggtagcaatgtatttactgaactgtaacagctatatcgtgctacttttactaaatgttttcagggtatagactagatagacttgtcctgacatcttttatgtagggtttttaagttctatgcacgaccttgtaactcacgaataacagtacgggagtagaaaaaaatattattgattATTCATCAAGTACCTACTAGGATTTTAAGATAAGTGACGGTAAgattttaagtaagtaagtaagtaaacactttattgtacagaaaaataatacagcacataatatttaaaataaaaagtttcaaagTTTCAAAGTTTCAAAGTTAAGTGATTTTATTATGGTAGTACagcttttaattaaaatatagcgGAAGAGCTCTGGAGTTAATGATCTAACATTGGTAAATTGtagtaaatacttaaataaatacttaactaTCTACTAGTAAATACTCGCACTATTAGGCACTGATTAATTAAACTGATAATGATTTTATCACAACTGGGATCAACCACCTCATGCCACActaggtaaattaaaaaaaacttaactgaCCTTGTCTTTCGCCAGAACAGTAGCAAGCGCACATATTGCTAGGATCACTGACAACCTATATTGCATCTTGCGAAAGTCAACCGTTGTAGGTAAGTTCTAGTTTTTAAAATTCAGAAATCTAAATAGTCGACACAGTAATGCTTAGTACGGTGCCCACAACTGTTCTGTCAGACACGATGTTTCGTTATCAAGAGGTCACTAATTAGCTCGCACATTTGCCTAAAAGGAGATTAGAGACTGCTTACATACCTACTGCATCAGGTTATCAGGGTTTATCGTGGTTTCACGAAATACGTCAACTGCAAACATTATGAGAACTCTGAATTTCTTGGACCTATAAATAAGGAAAATATTACAATTATAAACAAAGAgtaggggcccatttctcaaaactgaaagttacaagttacaagcggaagtctctttccaacttgtcatattagacattgactaccacttgtaaattgtaacttgtagcttcgaaaaATGGGCCCTAGGTCTGTATAAATATATGATAGTTCATAACTGTCTGGTGTCTTCTCAACATCGTACCACAAGtcaaatgtatggaatccagtggtGTTTGTGTAGAAAACCGGTGATACTTATTAGAGTTGAACAAGCGTGGTGACACTGTGAgtatagtgtgtttggacagatcaacgagtgtgaacgcgaccagtggtaacgttCAAAGCGAATGCgtgcgaaggagggtagatcgtgCGCTGTCTAcataactttgacatccacccgccttcttcaattttccgtgatcatgatgcatataataccaaaatatcgggagctcgacaaaaaggtaatcacggtctatatctcgGCCAATATACGCGTAAGTCTAATTTAGACTATACCTAATTCTAATCTAATTTATATGGACCGGGGTCAAAACCTAAACCTAGTAAGTACAAACCGTTCATTAAATGAAAATaatcgtgaatcattcaaaactcttatcgtACCACCTACAGCATTAGGAAATACccttatcacagtataataaagagtactatcgtacagtatggccactcccactccccgctgaaagtgccgcccacccccgctcGGTTCTGCGTCTCGTACATCTACATCATGCTCACAGATTTCCGTATGTTTTAGACTCCAACTCCCAGGCACGATACCAGCTTTTAAAGAATTGGatttaaaatattgaaacaGTTACATGTATCTACATTATTGGTTGGAGTAAGCGCTGAGAGGAAATGTCACGTGCTTTAGTGGCTGTGAACCACTTCGCCTTATTGGCTGCAGTGCGCTAGGTAGAAAACTAATATTCTGAAATAAACCTACCTTTAAGAAACAAGTCTCAACTTGCAATGTAAATCGGAGTATCATTGACTATGGTTCACTTGCACAACTTTTATTGAGGAACGGATTGAAAAATTTACTCATCCGACCGGACTTTAATCTCACGGTTCTGCAATGTGAGTATTGCTGTTAACCACTCAGGACTTATAAACGGATATTTTTCGTACAAAtaatgtcataaataaatatttcaatattccgagctcatataacccggcaaccttcaaatcaagagtgaacaggcatcttctgggcgaactcactccatcgtaggccacgtctttgcctttggctagtctgtggccaagagtaagcccatttacaatataaaaaaaaacgtgatcacaaacatcatcatcatcctccttccgtcatttgccacggctcatgggaacaaGTTTTATACGTAATGACAAACATACGATGGTTTTTAAGTGGTTGTCGGTGTCGTCCCCAAAGGATGTAACGGAATGGAATGTGCCAAATGTTTTAAGTTTGATGTGCGAAGTTCGGTCTGCGGTCTGCAGTTCCAAGACTTCGCAGTTTGTAAACAAGTTAGTATAACTTGATAGCTAAATGAAAATAACTTAAAGTCTGTCGACCTTGAACTATTTGAAAGCATTCTTGACCAACTCTCGTGTGtgaccagcgtgcgtagccgaatgtacaaacgctcacgaaacgaaacgctcgtagatatctatctccatctctcttgcgtattggcgcgacagagccagactcccttagcgacgtttcgttttcgttgcgCGTCGTAGAactgccattcagctacggggccagattcCATTGTTAAATACACTTTTTCTGCTTCCGTATccttatctttatctttacaGCCCTACATAATAGATGTCACGAGAAGTCTAGAACATACCTATTCCCCAAAAACGCGTACATTCCGTACGTTTTTGGCACCTTTTCACGTAGTGCGCGTAAAACACATTACAGAACAGCATGTAAAACCCCATGTAActgattttgtactgtttagtatGTAAGTGTCATATTCTCTTTCTTTTTGGTTGCAATAAAtgccttttctttctttctttcttctttctttaaaatcggtccacaataaCCGCAGTTGACAGTTCAGTATTTGAAactgaataatattaaaatattatacatttaaggtcaatacggataagtgtgtcataaggagaagtgtgtctggccttcacattttacCTTTTTACTCATTAGTCATTATCACAGATGTTTTTACGAGTTCACACTTTTGCTACTTGATACTCACAATTAGTTATGATCTTTCAATAAACTCCGATCATTGGTTTAAGCAGGCCAAATGTGAAAaccagacacacttctccttatCACACGTACACTTATCCGTATCGACCTCATATATATTATACCTACTATTTTTCGAGACCATAGCTTCTACtctaaccccttattcataaacgtactctaaagttatcaagccgataaagttcgtttgtcactttccgacgtattggtgtgatagaaaaggacaaacgaactttatcggcttgataactttagagtacgtttatgaataagggagtaAGTATATTGTAAGTTTCAGCAGTCAAAGTGATGTATTCCTAAGTCTGTGCATTCAAATCAAGCTGTTTGTATCCCAAATGGCACTCGAGCGAATCAGTAAAGTACCTTGCGAGTCATGAATGCCGATATTTTAAGACTGTTGAACGATCTGGATTAATTGAATTGTAGTCTGGGGTGATATAAAAGCAGGCAATGCTTGACCTCACAATTTATGTGGTTGTCCTGTATAGATAACTGTTTAGGATGGTTTCAAAAAAGGTCatgttaagtttttgtttttaagttaatgaaaattttaggaaagtagaagattttttaaaaatttaaatacgcgttgatgatgatgatgtatcaATTGGTAAACAATTCAGTGAGGAGACGTgataaaaggaaatgaaatagacatcatactAAAGAAAAATCGGCCAAATCCACCGATCGCTGAACCTGGATTTGATCCTGGATCTTCAGATTACACGGTCTAAAGTCTTAACAAGTAAACCACGCGACCACCGTGCTACCTGTCGGAAATTCAAAACGTGCTTAGAGCCAAGACAAGAGTACCTACAATAGTTTACGCTTGTGTAAAAAGTTACGCAACTGTGCGTGTGCCgtactgggtgcgtagccgaatggcgacgtttacgaaacgctcacgaaacgaaacgctagtagatgtctatctctatcgctcttgcgtattggcgcgacaaagccagactacctttcgcggcgtttcgttttcgtttcgcatcggagaaatgccattcggctacagggcctggccccgtagccgaatggcatttctccgacgccaaacgaaagcgatacgccgctggctctgtcgcgccaatacgcaagcgcgatagagatagatatctactagcgcttcgtttcgtgagcgtttcgtgagcgattgtgccattcggctagccaccctgatacgAAAGAGTCGAAAAAGCGATACGGTTGTGTGGACAAGACAACATCCAGAAAATTGAGTGACTAGCACgtaggccgatttttgaatcttgactattcgatttcgtgaatttcgttcactactagcgatttaaattctactaacaggaTCAAAAACGAATAgtctttaccactagatttaacattactagccgtcctttttcaaaaatagcattacgtcgttttccagaGACtctcgaacggcgaattcatgcgtccgatattcaaaaatcggtacccaggaccgggacaagtggcgtactagaagagaggcctatgatCAGAGGTGGGCGATAAAAGGCGGATGATGGTGATTATGATAGAAAGAGCTGACTACGATATGCTAAGGAGCGAGAACTATTATAGTCTTGGCTATAAGATGtgctacttactacttactttcATTATAAAACAATACGTTGTCGTCGTAGTACATACAAGCATGGACTATTTAACAATCAGACAAACTTGTGCTTATACTAGAATTCCTATAGAATGCAGTGAGCCGCCTGGAACGCTTATTGTTGGAAACTGGGTGTAACTGCGATTCCGACCCAATTGAGCTTAGTTCATTTATTTACATAGTGAAGTGGCTGAGTTGAAATGCAGTCACTTCCAAGGCTTAAGCAAAACGTATTCAATACTTAGAGGTAGTTCACACATTCTAAGCAATCGGTTTCGAGTTGTGTTGTCTCATTGTCTCAATGTCTGAATTATTTAAATTCTCAATTCTTCTTTTCCCATTTTTAGGGTAATTTCTccattcatttttttatgtaatatttgtttgtatgtatgtgtatattaaataCATTAATTATTTGTCTTTCTGGTACCTTGTTGTAATTGCTGCTGCATTTGTCACCCTCATATCTTTTTAtcctctcatttactcaaaggttcACTGGAATAAAACCCTCAAAGGGAGAAGTTCGCTTTTGTACTGATCTTTACCGTAattgtgttttttgttattaattgtacaaaaaagagtttactactactactactactactaccactactactactactactactactactactactactactactatattcTTACCCCCTTATTGATAAACGTTCGCTTAATTagtcaagccgataaagttcgtttgtccctttttatTACACCAATACGTAGGAAAGGGACaagcgaactttatcggcttgataagtttagtgaacgtttatgaataaggggattaAGTGTAGCCAGTGCGTAGACTGAACAGCCAAAAGGGCTCATCCCTAGTTTGAATATGTGTGTGGaaggggtccatattggctcatataaaactatttgttataaaattattgtttataccgatttgtgctccgaatgatcatttctcataattttacttatcataattttgtttcattattatcaatagtactactatcactgttcataataatcatttagtcgaaaatttttaatcataaattctatacaaatatttaataacattcataattttgtgtttaagaaaatcattcatcataaaattatttaaaaagttttggggaagttctatgaaaaacttgtgccatttatagaagcgcgcttgaagcttttacagtgacatatacaatttacatttaaaattcgtttctggttcgctcacggtcaacctaacacgctcctcctcgctacgctcgtcgtcgcacctaactggactgtcacatgtgatgtctgttctgttaaaaataatataacgataaattatattactcgtaatcgttatgatcaacataaacattagtataaaacgtatttatgatgaatgacattatgaacataagtcattcgaagttacgatagttattaacataaaattgttataaataatgatcgttataatgtaaaattgtatgagaaacattttcggactactaataatctatataaaaattttaaatgAACTTTGGCGCATCCGTGTGGAAGACAGAGAAAACATTGAACACGGGCTTTTAAAGTTTAATCGAACAATATTACTATTAATACGGGTAGAAATTACTGCACCACGACTGCATTATGCTGCAGGAAACTTCGACTTAATTCAATGATAGATCGTAAACGACGCGAcgataataaaatttataaattttgcGGAAAGAGATAATGTGATCGGACAAGTTGTAAAATATGAAGTAAGTGAAATTAAAAAGAAGCCATTCATTAGATAAGAAATGAAGaatttataaaaagaaacaaatgcGGCTTTTTAGCAGGTACTTACTCAGAGTTTAGTAATGGtatgctaaaaaaaaaaattgtatgctaCAAGTTGCCATATGGGTCATTCTAATatctaaaataacaaaaatctGACTAAATGACCCTAACTGTATTTGAACATGATTTGAACCATGGatcattcattattattgaaaaccataatgatgatgatgatgctgtCATCACAGCGACTGCGTATTCTGGAACAGACAATTTTAAGAAAGAGAGTGTTGCCCAGCTCGCGAAAATCATAAATGATGTCATCAAAAGACCAGCACTGGAAGGCACAAACAGAAAGAATGCCGAGCTGAGATCGTTTCAAAGCACTTTTTGAccgttttttttaacatatataATGCTTCAGAAAAAGTAGATAGTGTTATAACGAAGCCGGTAAGGATAGAACATGTCATTACAGAAAAGAACATTTCGAcacatcatttattttattcctaCGGCACAATTTTATTGAATGAAAAACGAAACAAGAATCCATCACAATTATCTACAAATGATCCTAACCGTCAAACTCACATATAACCCTCGTCTGAATATTGGAGAAAGTCGGAACGATAATTTGTTTAGACGCGCTCCAATGACGCCTCGCTTAATCTATGGGGCGCTTCATTTTACTTTCAAACCGGATCATCCGTAGATCCGTACCTGGAGTTACATACAGGCTGTCGCCAAAATGTTATcaatttctttttaacccccgacgcaaaaacgacggggtgttataagattgacgcgtctgtctgtgtgtgtttgtctgtctgtctgtctgtctgtctgtgtgtgtgtatgtctgtggcatcgtagcttccgaacggatgaaccgatttggatttagtttttgtttttgttttgtaattaaaattttgaaaaaacccccgaccgcgacgtagtggaacaattttcataaaacatggctaagaacactcccgactaactcagctttcagacaaaaaaaactaaatctaaatcggttcatccgttcgggagctacgatgccacagacagacacacacagagacagaaaaacagacagatagacatacagacagacaggcagacagacagacagacacgtcaaacttataacaccccgtcgtttttgcgtcggggatttaTAAAGGCTTGTAATGAATTTCACCCTGTATTTTACTCTGCTTGTCATTCAGGTCTCCGACCCGGGTTTCGGAATATCGTTCGTTTAGCATTTCGCGATCGCTTTACAGATTCCGTTCCATTACCTTTCGGTGAATTAATTGACGGTATTTCCACTTAATACAAAATATTAATagcattaaaataatgttttaatctgtgttattttattttatttatttatttttctttattgggGAAAAAAACAGATACAGACCAATAATATTTACAGAcaagttataaaatcttacttaTAGCCTACATCCTAACACAATTCCCACTAGGAGGTATGGCAGTAGTTCTGTAGTGTTT is part of the Leguminivora glycinivorella isolate SPB_JAAS2020 chromosome 3, LegGlyc_1.1, whole genome shotgun sequence genome and harbors:
- the LOC125242532 gene encoding TPR repeat-containing thioredoxin TDX-like isoform X1; translated protein: MQYRLSVILAICALATVLAKDKLQRPLGAEADSDESGEENISDTSTATSTTEPESKIISIINETDLEANINGAGNKLVMIFLMVTWCPYCKKIKPTVEDIAANTDNLVILMVDRDNLKEHKEVWKYGLSYLPSIPRFIFIKNGKKVDEIHGSDSDVRGTVAKYLSSSKKKCESSRNGSESSKSSSESSKSSSESSNSSDE
- the LOC125242532 gene encoding thioredoxin-1-like isoform X2: MQYRLSVILAICALATVLAKDKRPLGAEADSDESGEENISDTSTATSTTEPESKIISIINETDLEANINGAGNKLVMIFLMVTWCPYCKKIKPTVEDIAANTDNLVILMVDRDNLKEHKEVWKYGLSYLPSIPRFIFIKNGKKVDEIHGSDSDVRGTVAKYLSSSKKKCESSRNGSESSKSSSESSKSSSESSNSSDE